One Bacillota bacterium genomic window carries:
- a CDS encoding SLOG family protein produces MLTACVTGHRRLGDPEQVRHVLAAALDRALTEGYTVWYVGMALGADQMAAELLLGKARRVVAVIPCDDYDRLWPASVRRRYRCLLARADEVVVYPGGPYAPWKPHARNRWMVDRSGLVVAVWDGRRTGGTYGTVGYARARGVPVRVVWPGKQS; encoded by the coding sequence GTGCTGACCGCCTGTGTCACCGGCCACCGCCGTCTGGGCGACCCCGAGCAGGTGAGGCACGTGCTGGCTGCCGCTCTCGACCGGGCTCTGACGGAAGGGTACACCGTCTGGTACGTAGGCATGGCCTTGGGCGCGGACCAGATGGCGGCGGAACTCCTGCTCGGGAAGGCCCGCCGGGTGGTGGCGGTGATCCCGTGCGACGACTACGACCGGCTTTGGCCTGCATCCGTGCGGCGCAGGTACCGTTGTCTGCTCGCCCGGGCGGACGAGGTGGTAGTGTACCCGGGAGGGCCCTACGCCCCCTGGAAGCCCCATGCCCGCAACCGGTGGATGGTCGACCGGTCGGGCCTGGTGGTTGCTGTTTGGGACGGCAGGCGCACGGGCGGCACGTACGGGACGGTGGGGTATGCTCGCGCCCGGGGTGTCCCCGTGCGGGTAGTTTGGCCGGGGAAGCAGAGTTGA